AACAATTCTGAACTGCTTTTAGTTAGCATTTACGCAATTACCGGACGGGGCCATGTGGATCGCACCTAACCAAAGGAGCCTTCCATGACCCAATCCACTAACGCGATTCTACTCTATGGTTTTCCGCTCTCCGGCCACGCGCACCGCGCGCGACTGATGCTCAACCTGTTGGGCTTGGCCTTCGAAGAGACGCTGGTCGACTTGGCCAAAGGTGAGCAGAAGCACCCCGAGTTCCTCGAGGTCAACGTCTTCGGCAAGGTGCCAGTCATCGTAGACGACGGCACGGTCATCGCAGACAGCAACGCGATCCTCGTCTACCTAGCCCTGCGCTACGATCCAGAGCGCTCCTGGTTGCCCAAGGACCCAGTGGTTCAAGCGGAGATCCAGCGCTGGCTCAGCATCGCCGCGGGCCCCCTCGCCTACGGACCCGCTGCAGCTCGCGTGAGCGAGGTCTTCGGCGCACCGCGGGATGAAGCTCACCCGGCCATCGCAAAGGACTTGTTCACCGCGATGGAGCGCCACCTCGCCGGTCGCGACTGGCTGGTAGCCGCCACGCCGACGATCGCCGACCTCGCGCTGTACACGTACTGCGCCCACGCGCCCGAAGGCCGCATCTCACTCGATCCGTACCCGCGGCTGCGCGGTTGGGTGGCGCGCGTGGAAGCACTTCCTCGCTTCGTTCCAATGCAACGCGCGGCGTGAGGTGTGGTGATGCGTCCAGCACCATTCCACTCAGGCGAAGAGGCTCTCCAGCTCGAGGCCGGTGTACGCGACAAGATGGCCGCGGTCGGCCCGAGGGTGATCCGAGATCGCATGCTCCCACAGCACATCGAGCTCTTCGAGAAGCTACCAACGTTGTTCGTCGGGGTGCTGGACGCCCAGGGACAACCGTGGGCCTCCATGGTCCACGGTGTCCCAGGCTTCATCGAGGCACTCGGAGATCACTCGCTCCGCATCACCGGCAAGCCGCTGTTCGGGGCCCCGCGGTTCGGTTTGCAGCCTGGGAGCGCCGTCGGACTGCTCGGACTCGAGCCGCATACTCGGAGGCGCAACCGCGCTAACGGCGCAATCGAACAACTCCTCACGGATACGTGGGTCGTCCGGATCCATCAAAGCTTTGGCAATTGCCCAAAGTACATCCACGCGCGGGAGATCGTAGGTCGACCCG
This portion of the Polyangiaceae bacterium genome encodes:
- a CDS encoding glutathione S-transferase, with the protein product MTQSTNAILLYGFPLSGHAHRARLMLNLLGLAFEETLVDLAKGEQKHPEFLEVNVFGKVPVIVDDGTVIADSNAILVYLALRYDPERSWLPKDPVVQAEIQRWLSIAAGPLAYGPAAARVSEVFGAPRDEAHPAIAKDLFTAMERHLAGRDWLVAATPTIADLALYTYCAHAPEGRISLDPYPRLRGWVARVEALPRFVPMQRAA